Sequence from the Microbacterium sp. AZCO genome:
ACGCTCGAGGAGCGCTGGCTCGAGCTGAGCGAGTCGCTCGAGGCCTGACGCCCGCCCCAGGGCCGCGCCCAGCGAGTCGCGCGAGGGCGCCCGGCGCCGAGCGCGCCACTTTCCTGCGAGCGCGGCATCCCCCCGCCGCAGCGCTCGCAGGAAACTGCAGCGCTCGCGCGCGCGGCATCCGTCCGCCGCAGCGCTCGCAGAAAACGGCAGCGCTCGCGCGCGCGGCGCCGAGCTCACACCTCCGGAAGCAGCCCCAGACCCCGGAAGGCACGGTCGTAGATCTCCCGGACGACGTCCTGCTTGCGCGCGTTGTACTGCATGACGTGCTCGCCGCGCTCGTTCGCGGCCGCAGCGGCCGCTCGCTTCGCGTCGGCGTAGCGCTCTCGATCCTCGGGATGCGTGCGCAGCCAGTCGCGGAAGATGAGGTGCCGCGCCGCCTCGGGGCAGTCGGGCGGGAAGACGTGGAGATTGCAGAGCGGCTCCGTCGCCCCGAAGCACCGATGCCCGTACCACCACGGCTCGCGGACCCGGAGCCGGAAGCCCGCCGCCTCGAGAGCGGGGACGTACGCGTCCTCGTCGTCGGGGTCGGCGACGATCAGGTCGATGTCGATGATCGGCTTGGCGGGCAGTCCGGCCACCGATGTCGAGCCGACGTGGGTCACGGACACGGCCGTCGGCCCGAGGGCGCCCCGAATGCGGCCCTCGAGCACCGCGAACGCCTCCGCCCACGCCGCGTTGGGCTCGGCGATGACGATGTCGGGGAGGGGCTCGGCTCCCGCAACCCACGGCGTCTGTCCGGGAGGGGCTGGGGCGTCCGCGAAGCGGACGATGTCGGCGGCGCTCGGCACGCTCTCAATACCAGAAGCTCAGGCGCGCCGGCACGGGCCACGACAGCAGCGCTGCGGCTGCGACGCCGTCGTCCGCCTCGACGCGACCTGCCGCGGCGAGCGTCGCGAGCGACACCGAGCCGAGGTAGACGGCGGAGAGCTCGGTGACGCCGAGGCGCACGACGGGCACGTCGTCGGGCACGTCGGCCGAGACCGTCGCCTCGCCGGCCGCGTCGATGTCGAGCAGCCAGCGGCCTGCCGCGATCCCGAGCGGGTCGGTCACCTCGAGTGCGATGCGGCCGGATGCCGGGTAGCGGCGCGCGGCGAGCGCGGCGGGCACGTCGAGGATGCGCACCCACTGGTGGTCGCCGACCCACAGGTGCGCCGCGCGGCGGTCGGAGATCATCCACAGCACGGGCTCTTCGACGGACTGCTCCGAGGCGGTCAGCTCGGCGACGAGGTCGAGCTCGAGGAGGAACCGCCACAGCGCGGCGTAGGCGTCGGGCGTCTCGGCGATGAGGCGGTGAATCTGCACCTTCGAGCGGGCGAAGTCGTCGTCGTTCTCCTCGTACGCGTAGAGCGCAACCCCACGGAGGGCGCCTTCGGTGTCGGTGTACTGCACGGCGCGGAGGCGCTCGGGCTTCTCGGCATCGGGTCGCGTGCCCGCGAAGCGGTCCCAGTGGCCGACCGGCATCTCGATCTCGCCGGGCTGGTCCAGGCGCACCCGGTCGTGCAGCTCGGGCGCGATCTCGCGGAAGCGCTCGCGCGTGATGAAGTCGATGCGCCCGTCGGGGCAGGGTCCCGACCAGCGCCCGCGACGCACGTCGATCTTGAGCTGCCCGCTCATGGCGGCGGCGGCGAAGCCGAAGCGGCCGTAGATCGTCGACTCGCTCACCGTCAGCACGGCCACGGGTACGCCAGCCGCGTGCGCCCGGCGGAGCTCCCCCGTCATCATCGAGCGCAGCACGCCGCGGCGCCGATGCGTGGGAGCGACCGTCACGGTGCTGATCGCGGCCGCCGGGATGCCTCGACCGCCCGGGACAGAGAGCTCGGTGACCCACGAGGCGAACGTCGCAACCGGCCGATCGGGGTCGGGAGCCGCCGTGTCGTAGACGCCCAGGAGCCGCCGCTGCGTCTGGCGCTCGAACCACGCGCTCTGCTGCACCTCGGTCAGCTCGCTGTCGAGGAATCCGCGGGCCACGGCCTGGTTCCAGTGCCGTGCGGCCGTCTCGTCTGTGTTGGCGACGAGACGCAGCTCGAGCTCCTGCTCGCCCAGCACGCGGCGCGCGTCGTCGTCGAGCGGTCCGTCGTGGTGGCGCGCAGCGAGGTCGGTCATGGTGGAGCTCCTTCGATTCCGGCCGTCAGAGGATGCGGGCACCCGGCACGGGCCCGTGCACGTGCAGGGCGGTGTAGCCGGCGGAGGACAGCGTCACCTGCAGTTCCAGGGCCGCCTCGGGGTCGGCGGTGAGGAAGGCGAGGGTCGGACCCGACCCCGATACGATCCCGGCGAGCGCTCCGGACTGCTCTCCCAGCTCGAGCGCGTCGCGCAGCGACGGGCGCAGCGAAAGCGCGGCCGCCTGCAGGTCGTTGCGCACGCGCTCGGCGAGGACGACGGGATCGCCCGCGCGCAGCGCCTGCAGCACGGCGGGGTCGACGGCGGGCGAGCGCACGGGCGGGGCGATGTCGGTCGCGCGGTCGTCGCGGAGGCGGTCGAGGTGCCGGTACACCTCGGGCGTCGACAGACCCTCCCCCGCGGACGGGAGGATGATCCAGTCGAAGCGCCCCTTGGCGAGGGCGGGACTCAGCTGGTCGCCGCGCCCGGTGCCGATCGCCGTGCCGCCGAGCAGGGCGAAGGGCACGTCGGCGCCGAGGCGTGCGGCCAGTCGCTGCAGCTCCTGCCCGCCGAGGTCGGTGCCCCACAGCAGATCGCACGCGACGAGGGCGGCCGCGGCATCCGCTGATCCCCCGCCCATCCCCCCGGCGACCGGCACGTGCTTGACGACCTCGAGGTGCACCCCGCCCTCGTAGCCCGCGCGCTGCGCGACGAGCCGCGCGGCGCGCAGGGCGAGGTTGCGGTCGTCGGCGGGCACGCCCGCGACGTCGACGGTGCCGCTCACCGAGATGGAGAACCCGTCGGACGGCTCCGCCCACACGTCCTCGTACAGCGACACCGCCTGATAGGCCGAGGCGACGTCGTGGTAGCCGTCGTCCTGCACGTCGCCGACCTCGAAGAAGAGGTTGATCTTCCCCGGGGCCCGGACGTGCACCCGATCGCCGACGTGCGCGTGACTCACGAGGTCGCCGACTGCGCCCAGAGGTCGACGTCGATCGAGTCGGCGAGAGCGTCGATGCGCTCCAGCTCCTCGGTCGTGAAGCCCGGTCCGCGGAGGGCCGCGAGGTTCTCGTCGAGCTGAGTCGTCGACGAGGCCCCGATGAGCGCGGAGGTCACCACGGGGTCGCGCAGAACCCACTGGATCGCCATCTGCGCGAGCGTCTGACCCCGCTCCTTCGCGATGACGTCGAGGCTGCGCAGCGCCGACAGCGCCCCCTCGGTCAGGCGCTGTCCGCCGAGCGACGAGCGCTGCTGCGCGCGCTCGGCCGTGCCGTCGCCGAGGTACTTGTCGGTGAGCAGCCCCTGTGCGAGCGGCGTGAACGCGATCGCACCGAGCCCCTCCTTCGCGAGCACGCCCGTGAGGCCGTCCTGCACCCAGCGGTTGAGGATCGAGTACGACGGCTGGTGGATGACGAGGGGCGTCCCGAGGCTGCGGGCGATGGCGATCGCGACGGCGGTGCGCTCGGCGCTGTAGGACGAGATGCCGACGTAGAGCGCCTTGCCCTGGCGCACGAGGGTGTCGAGCGCGCCGATGGTCTCCTCGAGCGGCACGTCGGGGTCGAAGCGATGCGAGTAGAAGATGTCGACGTAGTCGACGCTCATCCGGGTGAGCGACTGCTCGGCGCTCGCGATGAGGTACTTGCGCGGCCCGCCGTTGGCGTAGGGGCCGTTCCACATGTCGTAGCCGGCCTTCGACGAGATGATGAGCTCGTCGCGGTAGCGGCCGAAGTCCTCGCGCATCATGCGGCCGAAGTTCGTCTCCGCCGAGCCGTAGGGCGGGCCGTAGTTGTTCGCGAGGTCGAAGTGCGTGATGCCCTTGTCGAACGCGTGGCGCAGCACTTCGCGCTGACGGTCGAAGGGGATGTTGTCGCCGAAGTTCCACCACAGTCCGAGCGAGATCGGCGGCAGGAGCAGGCCGGAGGTGCCGACCCGGCGGTACTCGAGGGAGTCGTAGCGGTCGTCGGCGGCGGCGTACGGGCGGTGGAGGTCTCCACCGCGAGAGCGATACTGCGATGCGTCGGTCACCGTTCGAGGCTAGCGCGCGCACAGCGGGCGCGGTCAGCCCGTTGCGCGGCGCCATCCCGAGGCCGGCGGCACCGCATCCCGAAGCCGATGAGACGGCATCCCGAACCCGGTGAGACGGCATCCCGAGGGGCCGCCGGCATCCCGATGCCGATGGGGGCCCCTCCTGTCAAGGGACTTGGGAGGGAAACGAGGCCGTAACAACCTCTGCATAGGGTGGCTCACGGGCCCCCGCCCCTCGCTCCGCCCCTCGCACCCCCTGAAGGAGGACGCCATGTCGGCTCTGTCGGCGCTGCCGGTCGCGCAGCATCCCTGGACCGCTCTGCTCGGTCGGCCCGACGTCGTCCTCGATCGCGGCGTCCTGCACGTCGTGCACGACGACGTGACCCCTCAGGAGGCGCGGATCGCCGACCTCCTCGCCGTGGCCGACGCGCTCGACGAGGCGGGGATCGAGGTCGCGCTCATCCGGCACGACCGCTCGACGCCCGCCCTGGTCGTGGACGTCTCTGCTCGGGATGCCGCCTTCGACGCCCTCCGCCGGCTCGGGCGCGACGAGCCGTTCTACGTCAAGCGCCAGCGCGGGCGCGCGGTGCTCGCGGCCGAGGCCGAGCTGCCGGGATCCGAGCCGTCGTCGTGGCGCGTGTACCGCCCCCGGCTGACGCGTTCCGCCGACCTGCGGTACGGATCGTCGACGGGCGCCCGGCTCGAGTTCTGGCGGTTCGGCGACGACCTCGTCGAAGCTCCGCAGGCGAATCTGCTGATGCGGCGCGTGACGGCCGCATCCGATCTCTCGTACGAGACGGTGGCGCAGCACGGCCGCGCGTGGCGCACGATCGCGGGCATGTTCGACCCGCAGCCCGAGGAGTTCACCGCCGACGTCGACATCGTCTTCTCGTGGGTCGACGGCTCGTCGAGCGAGTTCCAGCGCCAGCGCGCGGCACGCATGGCGGGCTACGTCGTGGGCGAGGGCGACGACGGCCCGGCGCGCTACCGGCACGTCGACGAGCTGCGCTACGCGCTGCGCAGCGTGCACATGTACGCGCCGTGGGTGCGGCGCATCTTCATCGCGACCGACTCCCCCGCGCCCGCATGGCTGCGCGACCACCCGCAGGTGACGATCGTGCGCAGCGAGGAGTTCTTCGCCGACCCCTCGGTCCTCCCCACGCACAACTCGCACGCCGTCGAAGCGCAGCTGCACCGCATCCCGGGTCTCGCGGAGCACTTCCTCTACTCCAACGACGACATGTTCTTCGGGCGTCCGGTCGAGCCCGAGCTGTTCTTCACCCCCGGCGGAATCACGAAGTTCGTGGAGTGCGAGGTGCGCATCGGCACCGGACCGGCGGCCCCGCACCGCAGCGGCCACGACAACGCCCTGCGCGTCAACCGCGAGCTGCTGCGCTCACGCTTCGGCCGCACGATCGTGCGCGACCTCGAGCACTGTGCGACGCCGCTGCGCCGGAGCGTGCTCGCCGAGCTGGAGGAGCAGTTCGCGGACGACTTCGCCCGCACGGCGGCATCCCGATTCCGCTCCGCCACCGACATCTCGGTGACGAACTGCCTGTACCACTACTACGCCCTCATGACGGGGCGCGCGGTCGTGACGCACAAGCCCCGCACCCGCTACGTGCAGACGACGATGGCGGCGTCGCTCACGCGCATGGAGACGCTCGCGAAGCGCCGCGACGTCGACATGTTCTGCCTCAACGACGGCGGCGAGAAGGAGCTGCCTGAGGAGCTGCGCGTCGAGACGCTGCGCGCGACCCTCGAGCGGATGTTCCCGGTGCGTGCTCCGTGGGAGCGGCCCGAGCTCACCGCAGCACAGGAAGCGGCTCGGTCGGCGCATCCTTCCGCTCGCCGCTGAGGGGTCCGAGGCGCGGCGCGGGTGCCGCGAGCCGCGGCGTTGATGGCGCGAGCCGCGGCGCGGGCGCGATTCCGGCGAGTGCGAGGCGATGGAGCGACTCCGCCGCGTCGATGTGCTCGAGCGGGAGCGGTGCATCGACGGGCACGACGGAGTGGACGACCGTCTCGTCGTAGACGTGCACCAGGTTGAAGGACTGCGCGCCATCCTGCGGACGGGTGCCGCCGGTCGGGACCGTGAGGTCCTGCGTGTAGCAGGTCGCCGAGGCGACCGAGACGGGAATCCCCGCGAATGTCGCGAACGTGGAGTAATGCAGGTGTCCCGCGATGATGGCCCGCACGTCGGTGCCGCGGACGACCGCGGCGAGCCGGGACTGGTCGCGCAGCTCGACGGTCGCCGCGAGCGGGAGCACGCTCGGCACCGGCGGGTGATGCATCGCGAGGATCGTGCCGAGCGGTGCCGGCGTCGCGAGCACGCCGGCGAGCCACGCGAGCTGCTCGTCGCGCAGCTCGCCGTGGTGGTGCGCCGGCACCGACGTGTCGAGCGTGACGACGCGCAGCCCGTCGAGCTCGTCGACGCGGTCGACGGGCACGAGCGGGTCGGTGACGCGGTCGCCGAGCAGGTGCGCCCGGAACCCCGCGCGGTCGTCGTGATTGCCCATGACCCAGAGCACGGGCGCGCCGAGACGCGCGGCGAAAGGCTCCACGAGATCGCGGATGGCGACGTACGCCTCCCCTTCGCCCCAATCCGCGAGATCGCCCGTGAAGATGAGGGCATCGGGATGGATGCCGGTCCCCTCGATCGCGGCGAGCGCGCGCGCGAGCCGCTCGGTCGAGTCGACGAGGTCGAACAGTCGTGAGCCGGCGGCGCGCAGATGCGTGTCGCTCAGGTGCAGCAGAACCCGTTCGGGTGCCGGGTGTTCCGCGGTCCGCATGGTTTTTCGTCCCCCTGCGCGGGGCACGGTGCTCCGCGCGCGCCGCTCGGCGCATCCCGAAATGTTACCGGCATGTTTCGTACCTTCCCGGCAACACGGCGTGAACGTTCGGCAAACCCGTATCGGACGCCCAGGGCCCTCAGATGCGGGCGATGCGGACGAAGTCGTCGACGGAGAGCTGCTCGCCGCGGGCGGTGGGAGCGACGCCCGCCTTCTCGAGGACCTCGGATGCCGCGGCCGCCGACCCGCCGAGCACCGGCGCCACAGCCTGCCGCAGCATCTTGCGGCGCTGCTGGAAGGCGGCATCCACGATCTCGAAGGTGCGCCGGCGCAGGGTCTCGTCGCCGCGCGGCTCCGCGTCGCGCTCGAACGCGACGAGCACGCTGTCGACGTTGGGAACCGGCCAGAACACCTGGCGCGACACCGTGCCGGCCAGGCGCCACGGGCCGTACCAGGCCGCCTTGACGCTCGGCGCGCCGTAGACCTTCGAGCCGGGAGGTGCGGCGAGGCGCTCCCCCACTTCGGCCTGCACCATGACGACACCGCGCTCGAGGCTCGGGAAGGTCTCGAGGAAGTGCAGCAGCACGGGGACGCTGACGTTGTACGGAAGGTTGGCCACGAGCACCGTCGGGTCGCCGGGCAGATCCCGCACGCGGAGCGCGTCGGCGTCGACCACGGTGAGTGCGCCGTCCGCGACGCCGTGCTCGGCCGCCGTCTCGGGCAGGCGCGCGGCGAGGCGGTGGTCGATCTCGACGGCGGTGACCGTCGCGCCCGTCTCGAGGATCGCGAGGGTCAGCGAGCCGAGGCCCGGGCCCACCTCGACGACGCGCTCGCCCGCCTCGACCCGAGCGACCTGCACGATCTTGCGCACCGTGTTGGCATCGACGACGAAGTTCTGCCCCAGCTTCTTGGTGGGGGTGACGTCGAGTTCGGCCGCGAGGGCGCGGATCTCGGCGGCACCGAGGAGGCTGACAGGCATGCGTACCACAGTAGCGACGCGCGCGCCCCTCCCTCGTGACGATCGCGCGACGGCGCTAGCGTCGGGGTCATGAACACAACGGGCTCGATTCCGGCGGACGCGTTCTCGCTCCGCAGCCCCTACGGTCGCCGAGCGATCGGACTCTCCGTCGCGGCCGCTGTCGGCGGATTCCTCTTCGGGTTCGACTCCTCCGTCATCAACGGAGCCGTCGACTCGATCCAGAAGGACTTCGGCCTCAATGCGGTCATCACGGGGTTCGTCGTCGCGATCGCGCTCCTCGGCTGCGCCGTCGGCGCGATCATCGCGGGCAACCTCTCCGACCGCTTCGGGCGTCTGCGCGTCATGTTCCTCGGCGCGATCATGTTCTTCGCGAGCTCGCTCGGGGCGGGCTTCTGCTTCTCGGTGTGGGACCTGGCGTTCTGGCGCGTCATCGGCGGTCTCGGCATCGGAATCGCGTCCGTGGTCGCCCCCGCCTACATCGCCGAGATCGCCCCGCGGCAGATCCGCGGCAGCCTCGCGTCGCTGCAGCAGCTCGCGATCACGCTCGGCATCTTCGCCGCACTCCTCAGCGACGCCCTGCTGCAGAACGCGGCGGGCGGTCCCGACGAGCCGCTGTGGTTCGGGCTCGAGGCGTGGCGGTGGATGTTCCTCGTCGGCGTCGTGCCGTCGGCCGTGTACGGCATCCTCGCCTTCACGCTTCCCGAGTCTCCGCGCTACCTCATCGCGAAGGGCCGTTACGACGAGGCCCGCACGATCTTCCAGCGGCTCGTGCCGGCCGCAGACCTCGACCAGACGATGCGCGACCTGCAGACGGCGATCGAGACCGACCGCAAGAATGCCGGCGTCTCGATCCGCGGACCGGTGCTGGGCCTTCAGCGCATCGTGTGGGTCGGCATCATCCTGTCGGTGTTCCAGCAGTTCGTCGGCATCAACGTGATCTTCTACTACTCGACGAGCCTGTGGAGCTCGGTGGGCTTCGACGAGTCGAACTCGTTCACCATCAGCGTGGTGACATCGATCGTCAACGTGCTCGTCACGCTCGTGGCGATCTTCCTCGTCGACCGCGTCGGGCGGAAGCCGATCCTCCTCACGGGCTCCGTCATGATGACCCTCGCACTCGGCACCATGGCGATCTCGTTCCTCTTCTCGACGACCGACGCGCAGGGCGCCGTGACGCTGCCCGCGCCGTGGGGACCCATCGCGCTCGTCGCGGCGAACATCTTCGTCATCGGCTTCGGCGCATCGTGGGGTCCGCTCGTGTGGGTGCTCCTCGGCGAGATCTTCCCGAGCCGCATCCGCGGTAAGGCGCTCGGCGTCGCCGCCGGTGCGCAGTGGATCGCGAACTTCCTCATCACCATGAGCTTCCCGGCGATGAGCGAGTGGTCGCTTCCTCTCACGTACGGCATGTATGCGCTCTTCGCGGCGCTCTCGTTCGTGTACGTCGCCTGGCGCGTGCCCGAGACGAAGGGCATGGACATCGAGCAGACCGAGACCCTGTTCACGCGCAAGGACGCCAAGCTCCCCGGCACGGCCTGACGGCCGGGGCGCGGCCGGGCGCCGGCGAGAAGGCGGCCACCGACAGCGGGCCGCCCGGCAGCGTGCCGTCCGGGAAACGCAGGCCCCGGCATCCCGCGCCTGCGTGACCCAGACCTCGCGGTCGACTCCTCGACGAGCCCGTCAGGCCTGCGCCTCCCACGGATGCGGCACGACGGGGAGGATGAGAACCCGCCCCAGCACGGCGGTGGGATGCTTCGCCATGTACCCCGCCGCCTCGTCGATCGACTCCGCCTCAAGCAGGTCGTAACCGGCGAACCACTCCTTGAACTCCGGGAACGGCCCGTCGGTGACGATGGTCTCCCCGCCGCGGACGACGACCGACTTCGCGCGATCTCGCCCGGCGACGGGGGCGCCGAGCCCGAGGGTGCCGGCGTCGGCGCCCTCCTGGGCCCAGGACTCCAGCATCCGCCGGTCCTCGTCCTGGGGAAGCGCGGCCTCCGCCGTCGCGTCGGTCATGTGGATCACGAGGAACTGCTGCATGGTCATGTGGGTTCTCCTGTCGTGGATGCCGCGAGCCCGTCGCGGCGGCGGATGAGGTGGGCCACCTCGGCGGTGTTGCTCGCCAGGGCGATCGCCCGGTCGAACGCGGCGATCGCGTCGGCCGGACGGTCGATGCGCGCGAGGAGCTCTGCCCTCGTCGCGTGGAAGGCGTGGTGCCCGTCGAGCGGGACGGTCAGCCGTTCGAGCAGGGCGAGCCCGACCCGCGGCGAGGCGAGCTCCGAGACCGCGATCGCGCGGTTCAGGGTGATCAGCGGGTTCGGATCGATCCGCTCGAGCTGCCCGTAGAGCGCCACGATGCGCGACCAGTCGGTGTCGCCGGGGGCCGGCGCCGACGCGTGGACGGCATTGATCGCGGAGAGGAGCTGATACCGCCCCAGCGCGCCGGCGTCGCGTGCGGCGGCATCCATCCGCTCGTGAACGAGGGACAGACCTTCGTCGATGAGAGCGCGATCCCAGGCTCCGCGGTCCTGCTCGTCGAGCCGGACGAGCTCACCATCGGCGGAGACCCGGGCCTCCGCTCGCGCCTCGGTCAGCAGCATCAGGGCGAGAAGGCCCGTCGCCTCCGCCCGCTCGGCGGAGCCGGTGGGAAGCAGGCCGCGCACGAGCCGGGTGAGGCGGATCGCCTCCCCCGTGAGGTCGGGACGGAGCGGATCGGACGCCTCGCCGGAGGCCAGATACCCCTCGTTGAAGATGAGGTAGAGCACGGCGAGCACGCCGGCCGCGCGTGCGGCGAGATCCTCCCGCTCGGGAACGCGGAACGGGATGCGCGCCGCCGCGATCTTCGCCTTCGCCCGAGTCAGCCGCTGACCCATGGTCGTCTCCTGCACGAGGAACGCCCGGGCGACCTCCGCGACGGTGAGCCCGCCCACGATGCGAAGGGTGAGCGCGACGCGCGCCTCCATCGAGAGCGTAGGGTGGCAGCACGTGAAGATGAGCCGTAGCCGGTCGTCCTCGACGACGCCGACGTCCTCCGCGGGTGAGTCGTCGGAGAGCATGAAGGCCTCCTGGTGCAGCTCGTCGCGACGCGCCTCGCGCCGGAGCCGGTCGATCGCCTTGCGGTTCGCCGTCGTGGTGATCCACGCGCCGGGGTTCGGCGGCACGCCGTCGGACGGCCACCGCTCCACGGCGATCGCGAACGCCTCCGCGGCCATCTCCTCGGCGAGGTCGAGGTCGCGGAAGCGCCGGGTGAGCCCCGCGACGACGCGAGCCCACTCCTCACGATGCGCTCGCGCGATCGCTGCGGCGACGTCCGAGGCCATCGGGGCTCCTTCGCTTGGTCGGGACCGCCCGGCGGCGACCCTCAACAGATCGACGAACGGGACCCCACCGATTCGACACCGCGGCGCGCGAAAAGTTCAAGGGGTCGGGAAATCCGTCGGTTCCGTCGAAACAGGGCGCCTCCGTTCGTGGCCACCGTGACGGCGGATCACCGGGTCCGCGCATCGACGAGAGGTGAAGGACATGACGGATCGGGGCATGAGCGTCGCCGAGGAGCGGGAGTTCGCGATCCACATCGAGGAAGCCCGGCTGGAGCTGCGCCAATGGCGCAAGGCGCGCCGGCGCGCCTTCTGGAGCGAACTCGCGGACGCGCTGCTGACGATGCCCGCGGGCATCGGGGTGCGCCTCGGAGGCTGACTCCGGCAGGCACCACACCGCGGGCGGCGCGGCCCTTCCCGCCACGCGCGCGCGACCGCGCCACATTCCTGCGAGCGCGGCGTCGCCGGCGGCAGCGCTCGCAGGAAAGTGCAGCGCTCGCGGATTGCGCCCCGCTCGCGACGGCGAGTGAGGCAGCGCTCGCAGGAGTGCGCAGCGCTGGCGGCGTCGAGCGCGGCAGCCCTCGCAGGGGTGCGCAGCGCTCGCGTCGCCGAGGGGGCAGCGCTTGCAGGAAAGTGCAGCGCTCGCGCGGCAGGCTGCGCTTCTGCGCGACGTCGCGGGCGGCTGACCCTCCCGGACCCACCCCGCGCGCGCTCCGCGCGCGTAACTACGCGGCTGATGTGATGGATTACGGTTGCCTGCGCGCCCCGGCACCGGTCAACCGGCACATCTCCGCAATTGTGGTCACGCGCCGGCACGTCCCGCCGCACGCCGCGACGTCAGGCGTCGAACGTGCCGTAGACCTCGAGGGTGTTCGCCGCGAGCTGCGCGCAGAGCTCGTCGACATCCAGACCGAGCTCGCTCGCCATGAAGCGGACGGTCACAGGCACGAGGTACGGCGCGTTGGGGCGACCGCGGTGCGGCGTGGGCGTGAGGAAGGGGGCATCCGTCTCCACCAGGATGCGCTCGTGCGGGATCACCGCGAGCGCGTCGCGCAGGTTCTGCGCGTTCTTGAAGGTGATGTTGCCCGCGAACGACAGGTAGTAGCCGCGCTCGCCCGCGATGCGGGCCATGTCGGCGTCGCCCGAGAAGCAGTGGAACACCGTGCGATCGGGCGCACCGACCCGCTCGAGCGTCTCCAGGACGGAGTCGTGCGCGTCGCGGTCGTGGATCTGCATCGCGATGCCGTGCTTCTTCGCGAGCGCGATGTGCGCCTCGAAGCTCTCGAACTGGGCGGGGCGCCCGTCGTCGTCGGTGCGGAAGAAGTCGAGCCCGGTCTCGCCGATCGCCCTCACGCGCGGCTGCGCCGCAAGCTCGTCGATGACGCCGATCGCCTCGGCGAGCCGGCCCGCGGAGGCATAGGCCGGCGCCTCGTTCGGGTGGATCGCGACCGCCGCCAGAACACGCGGATGGGATGCCGCGGCCCACGCCGACCAGCGGCTCGACTCGATGTCGCCGCCGGCCTGCACGACGCCGACCACACCCACGGCCTCGGCCCGGGAGAGCTGCTCGTCGAGGGAGAAGCCCACGCCGTCCTCGATCTCGAGGTGCGCGTGGTTGTCGTAGACCGGCACGGCGAGAGGCTCGGGCGCCTCGGGGTACGAAACGTCGCGGGAGCCCTTCTCGCGCACGCGGACGTACTGCGACGGGTCGGCACCCTCCGCGGGGTAAGGAACGCGTGGCTCACTCATGCTCGACCGGCCTCAGGCCTCCTGCCGCCGCAGCATGTCCCACTTTCGGGCGCAAACGGGTGCCGGAGCAGCGGAAAGTGGGACATGGAACGCGAAGATCGGGACATGGAGCGTGGAGATCGGGACATGGAGCGGGTCAGACCGTCTGCTCGACGCGCGGGAACAGCGGCGCGAGGGCGTTGACCGTCGCGCCGGCGGGCAGGACGCCCCATGCACCCGCCTCGCGGATGGGCTGGTCCTGCAGGCGGCCGAGCGTGTCGGCGGCGCCGAGCGCGACCCAGAGCTTCTCGGTCGCAACGGGCGTCACGGGCGACAGCAGCACCGCGAGGGCGCGAAGCCCCTCGGCGGCCGTGTACAGCACGGTGCCGAGTCGCTCCCGCTTCGTCTCGTCCTTCGCGAGCGCCCACGGTTCGTTCTCCGTGATGTAGAGGTTGAGCGCGTCGACGATCGTCCAGATGGCGCCGATCGCCTCGTCGATGCGGAACCGCTCGATCGCGGCATCGGCGGCGGCCGCGGCATCCCGGACCGTCTGCTGGATGCCGAGATCGACCTCGGTGTACTCGGCAGCGGGCGGCACGACGCCGTCGAAGTAGCGGTCGATCATCGCCGTCGTGCGCGACGCGAGGTTGCCGAAGCCGTTCGCGAGCTCGGCCTGGTAGCGGGCCGAGAGGTCCTCCCACGAAAACGAGCCGTCCTGCCCGAACGCGATCGCGGAGAGGAAGTAGAACCGGTAGGCGTCGGAGCCGAAGACGTCGGTGATCTCGGTCGGCGCGATGCCGGTGAGCTTCGACTTCGACATCTTCTCGCCGCCGACGAGCAGCCAGCCGTGCGCGAAGACGCCCTTCGGCACCTCGAGGCCCGCGGCCATGAGCATGGC
This genomic interval carries:
- a CDS encoding stealth family protein, with the translated sequence MSALSALPVAQHPWTALLGRPDVVLDRGVLHVVHDDVTPQEARIADLLAVADALDEAGIEVALIRHDRSTPALVVDVSARDAAFDALRRLGRDEPFYVKRQRGRAVLAAEAELPGSEPSSWRVYRPRLTRSADLRYGSSTGARLEFWRFGDDLVEAPQANLLMRRVTAASDLSYETVAQHGRAWRTIAGMFDPQPEEFTADVDIVFSWVDGSSSEFQRQRAARMAGYVVGEGDDGPARYRHVDELRYALRSVHMYAPWVRRIFIATDSPAPAWLRDHPQVTIVRSEEFFADPSVLPTHNSHAVEAQLHRIPGLAEHFLYSNDDMFFGRPVEPELFFTPGGITKFVECEVRIGTGPAAPHRSGHDNALRVNRELLRSRFGRTIVRDLEHCATPLRRSVLAELEEQFADDFARTAASRFRSATDISVTNCLYHYYALMTGRAVVTHKPRTRYVQTTMAASLTRMETLAKRRDVDMFCLNDGGEKELPEELRVETLRATLERMFPVRAPWERPELTAAQEAARSAHPSARR
- a CDS encoding 4-(cytidine 5'-diphospho)-2-C-methyl-D-erythritol kinase translates to MSHAHVGDRVHVRAPGKINLFFEVGDVQDDGYHDVASAYQAVSLYEDVWAEPSDGFSISVSGTVDVAGVPADDRNLALRAARLVAQRAGYEGGVHLEVVKHVPVAGGMGGGSADAAAALVACDLLWGTDLGGQELQRLAARLGADVPFALLGGTAIGTGRGDQLSPALAKGRFDWIILPSAGEGLSTPEVYRHLDRLRDDRATDIAPPVRSPAVDPAVLQALRAGDPVVLAERVRNDLQAAALSLRPSLRDALELGEQSGALAGIVSGSGPTLAFLTADPEAALELQVTLSSAGYTALHVHGPVPGARIL
- a CDS encoding aldo/keto reductase; translation: MTDASQYRSRGGDLHRPYAAADDRYDSLEYRRVGTSGLLLPPISLGLWWNFGDNIPFDRQREVLRHAFDKGITHFDLANNYGPPYGSAETNFGRMMREDFGRYRDELIISSKAGYDMWNGPYANGGPRKYLIASAEQSLTRMSVDYVDIFYSHRFDPDVPLEETIGALDTLVRQGKALYVGISSYSAERTAVAIAIARSLGTPLVIHQPSYSILNRWVQDGLTGVLAKEGLGAIAFTPLAQGLLTDKYLGDGTAERAQQRSSLGGQRLTEGALSALRSLDVIAKERGQTLAQMAIQWVLRDPVVTSALIGASSTTQLDENLAALRGPGFTTEELERIDALADSIDVDLWAQSATS
- a CDS encoding GrpB family protein, producing MPSAADIVRFADAPAPPGQTPWVAGAEPLPDIVIAEPNAAWAEAFAVLEGRIRGALGPTAVSVTHVGSTSVAGLPAKPIIDIDLIVADPDDEDAYVPALEAAGFRLRVREPWWYGHRCFGATEPLCNLHVFPPDCPEAARHLIFRDWLRTHPEDRERYADAKRAAAAAANERGEHVMQYNARKQDVVREIYDRAFRGLGLLPEV
- a CDS encoding GNAT family N-acetyltransferase, with the protein product MTDLAARHHDGPLDDDARRVLGEQELELRLVANTDETAARHWNQAVARGFLDSELTEVQQSAWFERQTQRRLLGVYDTAAPDPDRPVATFASWVTELSVPGGRGIPAAAISTVTVAPTHRRRGVLRSMMTGELRRAHAAGVPVAVLTVSESTIYGRFGFAAAAMSGQLKIDVRRGRWSGPCPDGRIDFITRERFREIAPELHDRVRLDQPGEIEMPVGHWDRFAGTRPDAEKPERLRAVQYTDTEGALRGVALYAYEENDDDFARSKVQIHRLIAETPDAYAALWRFLLELDLVAELTASEQSVEEPVLWMISDRRAAHLWVGDHQWVRILDVPAALAARRYPASGRIALEVTDPLGIAAGRWLLDIDAAGEATVSADVPDDVPVVRLGVTELSAVYLGSVSLATLAAAGRVEADDGVAAAALLSWPVPARLSFWY